One genomic segment of Candidatus Woesearchaeota archaeon includes these proteins:
- a CDS encoding TIM barrel protein — protein sequence MTFNKLLFGTSGIPLSTPQKGRSTATGIQQVNNLSLDAMELEFVQSVNIKLEKAPEIKKVAEESEVALTCHGQYFINLASLEKEKIPASIQRILNAATVANACGGYSVTFHAAFYQKQDPQKVYNIVKKHMTEVMQQVKDAGLKIWVRPETTGKPTQFGDLKELCNLSAEFDQVLPCIDFAHLHARTGGKLNTKDEFHEMLSFYEKTLGKTALKEMHIHLAGINYSEKGERNHLPLKESDMNYKDLLKTLKEFNCTGVLICESPNIEQDALLLKKYYNSI from the coding sequence ATGACCTTCAACAAACTTCTCTTTGGGACAAGCGGTATTCCATTAAGCACACCGCAAAAAGGAAGATCAACTGCAACAGGAATACAACAAGTCAACAATCTCAGTCTTGACGCGATGGAGTTAGAGTTTGTGCAATCAGTCAATATTAAACTTGAAAAAGCGCCAGAAATAAAAAAAGTCGCGGAAGAAAGTGAAGTCGCGCTCACTTGCCATGGACAATATTTCATCAATCTCGCGTCATTAGAAAAAGAAAAAATTCCTGCGAGCATTCAACGAATTCTCAACGCTGCGACAGTCGCGAACGCGTGTGGAGGATATAGCGTGACGTTTCATGCCGCGTTTTATCAAAAGCAGGATCCGCAGAAAGTGTATAACATAGTGAAAAAACACATGACAGAAGTAATGCAGCAAGTCAAAGACGCGGGACTAAAAATATGGGTTCGGCCAGAAACAACAGGCAAGCCAACGCAGTTTGGAGATTTGAAAGAATTGTGCAATCTCAGCGCAGAGTTTGACCAAGTACTTCCATGCATTGATTTCGCGCATTTGCACGCGAGAACTGGCGGAAAGTTAAATACAAAAGATGAGTTCCATGAAATGCTGAGTTTCTATGAAAAGACGTTGGGAAAAACAGCGCTGAAGGAAATGCATATTCATCTTGCGGGCATTAATTATTCAGAAAAAGGAGAGAGAAACCATCTTCCACTAAAAGAATCAGATATGAATTATAAAGATCTGCTGAAAACACTCAAAGAATTTAACTGTAC